In one Nicotiana sylvestris chromosome 8, ASM39365v2, whole genome shotgun sequence genomic region, the following are encoded:
- the LOC138875402 gene encoding uncharacterized protein, with protein sequence MIKKGCIYHLVLVTDTNVEALSLESVPVVNEFSGVFPDELPGIPPDREIDFGIDVIPGTQPISIPPYRMAPTELKKLNEQLKDLLEKGFIQPSVSPWGAPVLEGIMVDPQKIAAVKNWPRPTTPTEIRRLGWVLQEKAVKFQWSNACEKSFQELKSALTTTPVLAMLEDTLSRKSMGSLAHLEVHQRPLAREVHQLASLGVRLVNSNEGGVIVQNRVELSLVAEVKKKQFVDLLLAQLKEGILKHKTTAFSFCMNDSTQRYQDRLCVPDIDGLRERIMEETHTSRPRGSVHSQLLKKFQQGLGTQVNLSTTFHPQIDVQAERTIQMLEDMLRACTLDFKGSWDDYLPLIEFAYNNSFHASIQMAPFEALHGRRCRSPIGWFEVGETELIGLDLVHQDMEKVKIIKERLKTAQSRQKSYSDVRRRDLEFKEDDWVFLKVSPMKNIMRFGKKGKLSPRKVVGDPSTIVPVETMEVNEELSYEEVPVAILDRQVRKLRNKEIASVKVLWRNQQVEEATWEAEDEMKRKHPHFF encoded by the exons atgatcaagaaggggtgtatctatcatctAGTTTTGGTCACGGACACCAATGTCGAGGCACTTAGCCTTGAGTCTGtaccagttgtgaatgaattttcGGGCGTCTTTCCAGATGAACTCCCTGGGATTCCACCGGACAGGGAaattgattttgggatcgatgtgataCCAGGCACGcaacctatatcaattccaccttataGAATGGCACCAACAGAATTGAAAAAGCTAAatgaacaattgaaggatttgctagagAAGGGTTTCATCCAGCCGAGTGTGTCGCCATGGGGAgcaccggtctt ggaaggaattatggttgatcctcaaaagattgcagcagtgaagaattggcctagacctaccactccaactgAGATTCGCAGGCTTGGCTGGGTACTACaggag AAAGCAGTTAAATTCCAGTGGTCCAATGCTTGTGAAaagagtttccaagaattgaagTCAGCATTGACAACAACACCGGTGTTAGCCATGCTAGAGG ataCACTTAGTCGAAAATCCATGGGAAGTTTAGCTCATTTGGAGGTCCATCAGAGgccgttggccagggaggttcaccagttggctagtttgggagttcgccttgtgaactctaatgaaggaggggtaattgtgcagaatagggTTGAATTATCGCTTGTGGCAGAGGTGAAAAAGAAGCAATTTGTGGATCTgttgttagcacaactgaaagaggggattctcAAACACAAAACCACAGCTTTTTCCTTTTGCATGAATGATAGTACCCAACGGTACCaagaccgcctatgtgttcctgatatcgatggtcttcgggaaaggatcatggaagaaactcacacttccag accgaggggctcagttcacagccaacttttgaagaagtttcagcaaggtttgggtacgcaagtaaatcttagcacaacttttcatccacaaatcGATGTTCAAGCAGAGCGGACGATTCAGATGCTTGAAGACATGTTGCGggcttgtactcttgatttcaagggtagttgggatgactatttgccactcatagaatttgcttacaacaacagcttccatgctagtatccagatggcaccattcgaagCACTgcatggtaggagatgtaggtctcccattgggtggtttgagGTTGGAGAAACGGAATTGATAGGGctggacctcgtgcatcaggacatggagaaagtcaagattattaaggagagattgaaaactgctcagagtcgccaaaaatCCTATTCGGATGTGCGTcgcagagatttagagttcaaagaagatgattgggtatttctgAAGGTTTCCCCTATGAAGAACAtcatgagatttggaaagaagggaaaattgagtccgag gaaggtagtgggagatccgtccactattgtgcctGTTGAAACTATGGAGGTAAATGAagaactgtcatatgaagaagttccagttgccattcttgataggcaggttcgaaaattgagaaataaggaaattgcatccgtgaaagtattatggcggaaccagcaagttgaggaagccacttgggaagccgaggatgaAATGAAAAGGAAGCATCCACATTTTTTttaa